From one Flavobacterium kingsejongi genomic stretch:
- a CDS encoding DUF3050 domain-containing protein — translation MTIETINNSIQPQKNILLQHPLYKKVQHPDDLHRFLESHVYAVWDFMSLLKALQSKLTCTTTPWLPIGNPEIRYLINEIVLAEETDISLDGKRQSHYEMYIDAMKACGADTAPVEHFLENVVSTQNIFVSIRQSDLHINIKAFLDFTFRVIEEGKPHEIAAAFTFGREDLIPSMFTEILKNFQENFPEKDLSKLIYYFERHIELDADEHGPMALQMITELCDNNPTRWKEVEEVSIQALEVRIGLWNAIEETISHQNLASI, via the coding sequence ATGACTATTGAAACTATTAACAACAGTATTCAGCCTCAAAAAAATATCCTACTACAGCACCCCTTATACAAAAAAGTACAACATCCCGATGATTTACACCGCTTCCTCGAAAGCCATGTGTATGCCGTTTGGGATTTTATGTCTTTATTGAAAGCATTACAATCCAAACTTACCTGTACCACAACACCCTGGCTTCCTATTGGAAATCCCGAAATCCGTTACCTCATCAATGAAATTGTATTGGCAGAGGAAACTGATATCTCCCTGGATGGAAAAAGACAAAGCCATTATGAAATGTACATTGACGCCATGAAAGCCTGTGGTGCTGATACTGCTCCAGTTGAGCATTTCCTGGAGAATGTTGTAAGCACACAAAATATATTTGTCTCCATTCGGCAAAGCGACCTGCATATCAACATCAAGGCTTTTCTTGACTTTACCTTCCGTGTTATCGAAGAAGGTAAACCTCATGAAATTGCAGCTGCTTTTACATTTGGGAGAGAAGACCTTATTCCTTCTATGTTTACCGAAATCTTAAAAAATTTCCAGGAAAATTTCCCAGAGAAAGATCTTAGTAAACTCATCTATTATTTCGAACGCCATATTGAATTGGATGCCGACGAGCATGGTCCTATGGCACTGCAGATGATCACCGAACTTTGTGACAATAACCCAACACGATGGAAAGAAGTAGAAGAAGTTTCAATCCAGGCATTGGAAGTTCGTATCGGGCTTTGGAATGCCATTGAAGAAACTATTTCCCACCAGAATTTAGCTTCTATATAA
- a CDS encoding vitamin K epoxide reductase family protein has product MIGIIKKFLALNQYSQFVPEFESLVLSHPNYPSIFAITDTLDMLSIENAAVKVSKEQLNDLPETFLAVYDNQITLVLKKETLRVETEKGENIVLTPEVFQQKWDGIIIAIEPGVVIVQKKAKMQFGFLRYVLPFVLLVLVSFWYTSYDLTAVLFLITVTLGVIASVFILQEKLGMQNEIVSKFCTSNAATSCDSVINSNKSIITKWIDFSDLPILFFSSSLLAILIQPLYSVLAIGSVGLLSLPVVAYSIVLQKTQLKKWCLMCLFVSGILVIQSILFVGLSRVFTTEAFLSGGVLYLSALVLVTTVWFAIKPVIIEKIEAQKGLNELKKFKRNYGLFNFLSKAISSPDGLSKLKGISLGNDLAAVRLTLIVSPGCGHCHKAVEEGLELIAKYPEKIGLAILFNVNPENEENPYTAIVRELLAINDVEYSRVKEALKDWHIKKMTMEQWKKKWGNHTATMQVTQQIYLQYQWCVKNDFNYTPVKIINNRLFPNEYDISELKYFLNDFSEAADFSEVEVMTEVETV; this is encoded by the coding sequence GTGATTGGAATTATTAAAAAATTTTTAGCATTAAATCAATACTCACAATTCGTCCCTGAATTTGAGAGTCTCGTTTTGTCCCATCCCAATTATCCCAGCATTTTTGCGATTACGGATACTCTGGATATGCTTTCTATAGAAAATGCTGCCGTCAAAGTATCCAAAGAGCAACTGAACGATCTTCCGGAGACTTTTTTGGCAGTGTATGATAATCAAATCACTTTGGTTTTAAAAAAAGAGACCTTACGTGTTGAAACCGAAAAGGGAGAGAATATTGTGTTAACTCCGGAGGTATTCCAACAAAAATGGGATGGCATCATCATAGCCATTGAACCCGGAGTAGTGATAGTGCAAAAAAAGGCAAAAATGCAATTCGGCTTCTTAAGATATGTGCTGCCTTTTGTTTTGTTAGTATTAGTTTCTTTTTGGTATACCAGCTATGATTTGACCGCTGTATTGTTTTTGATCACAGTAACTCTGGGAGTAATAGCAAGTGTTTTTATCCTGCAGGAGAAATTAGGAATGCAAAATGAGATCGTGTCAAAATTTTGTACTTCCAATGCCGCAACTTCCTGTGATTCTGTTATAAATTCAAATAAGAGCATTATTACAAAATGGATTGATTTTTCAGACTTACCGATTCTTTTTTTTAGCAGTAGTTTATTGGCAATTTTAATCCAGCCTTTGTATTCCGTTTTAGCCATTGGTAGTGTGGGTTTGCTTTCGCTTCCTGTAGTGGCCTATTCCATAGTGCTTCAAAAGACACAGTTAAAAAAATGGTGCCTGATGTGCCTGTTTGTTTCCGGTATATTGGTGATTCAAAGTATTCTTTTTGTAGGGCTAAGTAGGGTATTTACAACGGAAGCTTTTCTATCAGGGGGTGTACTCTATTTAAGTGCATTAGTGCTTGTCACTACAGTATGGTTTGCGATAAAACCTGTAATAATTGAAAAAATTGAGGCACAAAAGGGATTAAATGAATTGAAAAAATTCAAGCGTAACTATGGGCTGTTTAATTTTTTATCAAAAGCTATTTCCTCACCGGACGGATTGAGCAAGTTAAAAGGAATTTCTTTGGGGAACGACCTCGCTGCTGTAAGGTTAACTCTCATTGTGAGCCCCGGCTGTGGACATTGTCATAAAGCAGTAGAAGAAGGACTGGAACTGATTGCTAAATATCCTGAAAAAATAGGATTGGCAATACTATTTAATGTGAATCCTGAAAATGAAGAGAATCCGTATACTGCCATCGTGCGGGAACTATTAGCGATTAATGATGTTGAGTATAGTAGGGTGAAAGAAGCACTCAAGGATTGGCATATTAAAAAAATGACTATGGAGCAGTGGAAAAAGAAGTGGGGGAATCATACGGCCACAATGCAGGTTACCCAACAAATTTACCTGCAATACCAATGGTGTGTAAAAAATGACTTCAATTACACTCCGGTGAAAATTATCAATAACCGCCTGTTTCCAAATGAATATGATATTTCGGAATTGAAATATTTCCTGAATGATTTTTCAGAAGCAGCCGATTTTTCGGAAGTAGAGGTAATGACGGAAGTGGAAACGGTTTAA
- a CDS encoding tRNA1(Val) (adenine(37)-N6)-methyltransferase, producing MPFQFKQFSVEQDRCAMKIGTDAVLLGAWTPLDNYPFSVLDIGAGTGVLALMIAQRIGAEQIDALEIDENAYEQCVDNFENSPWGDRLFCFHAGLDEFMEEPEDEYDLIISNPPFFTEDYTPEDELRTQARFTQALPFEDLIEAAALLLSEKGIFSVIIPFRDEANFIAMAEEQELYPEKITRVKGTATSPIKRSLIAFSRTATTEIAIDELIIEITRHQYTPEYTELTRDFYLKM from the coding sequence ATGCCATTCCAATTTAAGCAATTTTCTGTGGAACAGGATCGTTGTGCGATGAAAATCGGTACCGATGCCGTACTCTTAGGCGCCTGGACACCCCTTGACAATTATCCTTTTTCTGTTTTAGATATTGGTGCCGGAACCGGAGTACTTGCGCTCATGATTGCACAACGCATTGGCGCAGAACAAATTGACGCCTTAGAAATCGACGAGAATGCGTACGAACAATGTGTTGATAATTTCGAAAACAGCCCCTGGGGCGATCGGTTGTTTTGTTTTCATGCCGGTTTGGATGAATTCATGGAAGAACCAGAAGACGAGTACGATCTTATCATTTCCAATCCTCCTTTTTTTACCGAAGATTATACGCCTGAGGACGAGCTTAGAACGCAGGCGCGTTTTACACAGGCACTGCCTTTTGAAGACCTTATTGAAGCAGCTGCACTATTACTCTCTGAAAAAGGCATTTTTTCTGTTATCATTCCTTTCCGTGATGAAGCCAATTTTATCGCTATGGCCGAAGAACAGGAATTATATCCTGAAAAAATTACCCGGGTCAAAGGAACTGCAACATCACCAATTAAACGCAGCCTGATTGCTTTTTCCCGAACGGCAACAACTGAAATAGCTATCGACGAATTAATTATTGAAATTACCCGTCATCAATACACCCCGGAATATACCGAACTTACCCGTGATTTTTACCTGAAAATGTAA
- a CDS encoding LytR/AlgR family response regulator transcription factor produces the protein MIRAIALDDEPLALKIISRFCEETEDIVLEKTFTQITEAQKFLRKFPVDLIFLDIHMPAKNGIDFYKSLNQEIMVIFTTAYSDYAVEGFNVNAVDYLLKPFSLERFQAAVAKGKNELLSRQYTHQHTHLLIRADYKLHRIEFDTIVLIESLDDYVQIHLANSTKLVARLSMKTLLEKLPASDFIRVHRSYIVPIQKIQTIKHKTIHIGTFVIPIGDTYKDVISKLL, from the coding sequence GTGATTAGAGCAATAGCCTTAGATGATGAACCGTTGGCTTTAAAAATTATTAGCCGCTTTTGTGAGGAGACAGAAGATATTGTGCTGGAAAAAACATTTACCCAGATTACTGAAGCCCAAAAATTCCTTCGGAAATTTCCGGTAGATTTAATTTTCCTGGATATCCACATGCCGGCCAAAAATGGAATTGATTTTTACAAAAGCCTCAATCAGGAGATTATGGTAATCTTCACCACAGCCTATAGTGATTATGCGGTAGAGGGCTTTAATGTCAATGCGGTAGATTACCTGCTCAAACCCTTTTCCCTGGAACGGTTTCAGGCAGCCGTAGCAAAAGGCAAAAATGAACTCCTGTCGCGCCAGTACACCCATCAGCATACCCATCTCCTGATACGGGCGGATTATAAATTACACCGTATCGAATTTGATACGATTGTACTGATTGAAAGCCTGGATGATTATGTACAAATCCACTTAGCAAACAGTACAAAGCTCGTTGCCCGATTGTCAATGAAAACACTATTGGAGAAACTGCCTGCTTCCGATTTCATCAGGGTACACCGCTCTTACATTGTACCGATACAAAAAATACAGACCATAAAGCATAAAACGATACACATTGGCACCTTTGTAATCCCGATAGGGGATACCTACAAGGATGTAATCTCAAAGTTACTTTAA
- a CDS encoding HlyD family secretion protein: protein MPQNKEIELRSDEVQEILTQVPHWMIRWGNMLILVILLSLFVLSWFVRYPDIVTTEITITTQVPPQKLMARTTGRIQKIFVKDRETVAVNMPLAIIENTANYSDVFLLKNIIDTLKMNPRAFRFPFDKLPLLELGEIQTPFTLFEKDYIAYTLNKELQPYEVEGKAQSYEVVQLRERLSLLLQQASISKAEMELKKKELERYHKLFDKGIISQQEWESKSLNYLQSEKSLRDLNASISQMHSSLNELSRSTKTTQINETKDDINLFRNTLQSYNQLKKAIADWELAYVLRASISGEVSFLQIWTENQTITSGDNVFTIIPKDEKHYIGKVKAKAQNSGKLKIGQKVNIRLANYPDREFGIITGKVQSISMTPDKDGNLLLDIALPNGLETSYNKKIALQQEMTGTADIVTEDLRLLERLLYQFRDIFRR, encoded by the coding sequence ATGCCTCAAAATAAAGAAATAGAACTTCGTAGTGATGAAGTTCAGGAAATTTTAACCCAGGTCCCGCATTGGATGATCCGTTGGGGGAATATGCTTATTTTAGTGATCTTACTGTCATTATTTGTGCTTTCCTGGTTTGTACGGTATCCGGATATTGTAACTACTGAAATTACCATTACCACTCAAGTGCCTCCGCAAAAACTGATGGCCCGCACGACGGGAAGGATTCAGAAGATTTTCGTAAAAGACCGGGAAACGGTTGCCGTGAATATGCCATTGGCGATCATCGAGAATACCGCGAATTATAGCGATGTTTTTCTACTCAAAAATATCATAGATACCCTGAAGATGAATCCCCGAGCTTTTCGTTTTCCTTTTGATAAACTTCCGTTACTGGAACTCGGGGAAATTCAAACTCCTTTCACCTTATTTGAAAAGGATTATATTGCCTATACGCTGAATAAAGAGCTGCAACCTTATGAAGTAGAAGGAAAAGCACAAAGCTATGAGGTGGTTCAGCTTCGGGAGCGTTTGTCCTTATTATTGCAACAGGCGTCGATTTCAAAAGCAGAAATGGAGCTGAAGAAAAAAGAACTGGAACGGTACCATAAGCTTTTTGATAAAGGCATAATCTCACAGCAGGAATGGGAAAGTAAAAGTTTAAACTATCTCCAATCGGAAAAGAGTTTGCGGGATCTCAATGCCTCCATTTCTCAAATGCATTCGTCGCTGAATGAACTGAGCAGAAGTACAAAAACAACACAGATTAATGAAACGAAAGATGATATTAATTTGTTTCGCAACACTCTGCAGTCCTATAACCAGTTAAAAAAGGCAATTGCCGATTGGGAACTGGCTTATGTTCTGAGGGCGTCAATTTCCGGCGAAGTCTCTTTTCTTCAGATATGGACGGAAAACCAGACAATAACCTCTGGAGATAATGTGTTTACCATAATTCCTAAGGATGAAAAGCATTATATCGGTAAGGTAAAAGCAAAAGCGCAGAATTCGGGTAAGTTGAAGATCGGGCAGAAAGTGAATATACGCCTTGCGAATTATCCGGATCGTGAATTTGGTATTATCACGGGAAAGGTACAGTCTATCTCAATGACTCCTGATAAAGACGGAAATTTACTGTTGGATATCGCTTTGCCGAATGGCTTGGAAACATCTTATAACAAGAAGATTGCGCTACAGCAGGAGATGACTGGCACGGCAGATATTGTGACAGAAGATTTACGGCTGTTAGAACGGCTACTGTATCAGTTCCGGGATATTTTCAGGAGGTAA
- a CDS encoding peptidase domain-containing ABC transporter: MKKFPNYIQTDNKDCGPTCLKIIARHYGKSINIQDLRDFSETTREGSNLLFLSDAAEKIGFRTLGVKLNLERLEEAPLPCVLHWNKDHYVVLYNIKKGKYYVSDPGFGLITYTKEEFIKFWIGNNADETTQEGIALLMEASPKFYQTEFNKDKKIGFGFLFQYIYPYKSFIIQLSIGLLASSLLQLIFPFLTQSIVDVGIQNQNLHFIYLVLFAQLFLFFGKTGLELIRSWILLHLSTRINISLISDFFIKLMNLPISFFDVRMTGDIMQRINDHHRIERILTTSSLNVLFSVINMFIMGGVLAYYNVQIFFVFFIGSALYFGWIILFLKRREELDYKRFSEVSQEQSKVIELINGMQEIKLHNAEKQKRWGWEYVQARLFRISIKGLILEQTQTVGSNFINELKNIIIVFLSAKLVIDGEITLGMMMAITSIVGSLNGPVVQLINFIREAQDAKISLSRLSEIHDKEDETQNESETTSDIPLNSDIVIKDLSFRYIASDIPVLEDLNLVIPANKVTAIVGVSGSGKTTLMKLLLKFYEPNKGEIKLGNVNFQNISQKTWRSHIGSVMQEGYIFNDSIAQNIAIGVDSINKERLQYASEVGNIKSFIETLPLRYNTKIGMEGVGMSTGQKQRLLIARAVYKNPEMLFFDEATSALDANNEKEIMEKLDIFFKDKTVVVIAHRLSTVMNADQIVVLDKGKIIEKGNHEELVALKGSYYQLVKNQLSLGS, translated from the coding sequence TTGAAAAAATTTCCGAATTATATACAGACCGACAATAAAGATTGTGGGCCTACCTGTTTGAAGATAATAGCAAGGCATTATGGGAAATCTATCAATATACAGGATTTAAGAGATTTTAGTGAAACTACCCGTGAAGGAAGTAATTTGTTATTCCTTAGCGATGCTGCCGAAAAAATAGGATTCCGCACCTTGGGTGTAAAACTGAATCTGGAACGACTGGAAGAAGCCCCGCTTCCTTGTGTGTTGCATTGGAATAAAGATCATTATGTCGTATTGTACAATATAAAAAAAGGCAAATACTATGTTTCAGATCCTGGATTTGGCCTTATTACCTATACTAAGGAAGAATTTATAAAATTCTGGATTGGAAATAATGCGGATGAAACTACGCAGGAAGGAATTGCTTTACTGATGGAAGCCTCTCCAAAGTTTTACCAAACAGAATTTAATAAGGATAAAAAAATCGGCTTCGGTTTCCTTTTTCAATATATCTATCCCTATAAATCATTTATCATTCAATTGAGTATCGGATTGTTAGCGAGCAGTTTGCTGCAGCTGATATTTCCTTTCCTTACTCAGAGTATTGTGGATGTTGGGATACAAAATCAGAATCTGCATTTTATTTATCTGGTACTTTTTGCGCAACTTTTCCTGTTCTTTGGAAAAACGGGACTGGAACTTATACGGAGCTGGATATTGCTGCATTTGTCTACACGGATCAATATTTCATTGATATCTGATTTTTTTATCAAATTGATGAACCTTCCAATTTCATTTTTTGATGTCCGTATGACTGGTGACATTATGCAGCGTATCAACGACCATCACAGGATCGAACGCATATTGACTACATCATCACTTAATGTTTTGTTTTCGGTAATCAATATGTTTATAATGGGAGGTGTTTTGGCCTATTATAATGTCCAGATATTCTTTGTGTTTTTTATAGGCAGTGCGCTGTACTTCGGATGGATTATTCTCTTTTTGAAAAGACGGGAAGAACTGGATTACAAACGTTTCTCTGAAGTAAGCCAGGAACAGAGTAAGGTCATTGAGTTGATTAATGGGATGCAGGAAATTAAACTCCACAATGCAGAAAAACAAAAACGATGGGGTTGGGAATATGTGCAGGCACGATTATTCCGCATTTCTATAAAAGGGCTGATATTGGAGCAGACACAAACAGTCGGTTCTAATTTTATCAATGAGCTTAAAAATATCATTATTGTCTTTTTGTCTGCTAAGTTGGTAATCGATGGTGAAATTACATTGGGTATGATGATGGCTATCACATCTATTGTGGGAAGTTTGAATGGCCCGGTAGTGCAGCTTATAAACTTTATACGGGAAGCCCAGGATGCTAAAATATCTTTGTCAAGACTTTCCGAAATCCACGATAAAGAAGATGAAACGCAAAATGAATCTGAAACTACAAGTGATATTCCACTAAACAGTGATATTGTTATTAAAGACCTTTCTTTCCGCTATATTGCGTCTGATATTCCGGTATTGGAGGATTTGAATCTGGTGATCCCGGCAAATAAAGTAACTGCAATTGTAGGTGTTAGTGGTAGTGGAAAAACAACACTTATGAAACTACTGCTGAAGTTCTATGAACCAAATAAAGGAGAAATTAAATTGGGGAATGTCAATTTTCAGAATATATCCCAAAAAACATGGCGGAGTCATATTGGTTCCGTGATGCAGGAAGGCTATATTTTTAATGATTCCATTGCTCAAAATATTGCCATTGGTGTGGATAGCATTAATAAGGAGCGCTTGCAATATGCTTCTGAAGTAGGAAATATAAAATCATTTATTGAAACATTGCCACTCCGGTATAATACCAAAATTGGTATGGAAGGAGTAGGAATGAGTACTGGGCAAAAACAACGGCTTTTGATTGCCCGGGCTGTATATAAAAATCCTGAAATGTTATTTTTTGATGAAGCAACCAGTGCCCTGGATGCCAATAATGAAAAAGAAATCATGGAAAAACTGGATATCTTCTTTAAGGATAAAACCGTTGTTGTGATTGCACACCGCCTTAGTACTGTGATGAATGCAGATCAGATTGTGGTTCTGGATAAAGGGAAGATTATAGAAAAAGGAAACCACGAAGAACTTGTGGCCCTGAAAGGGAGTTATTATCAATTGGTAAAAAACCAGTTGAGCTTAGGAAGCTAA
- a CDS encoding sensor histidine kinase, translating to MSKQHRLFLIYSIASIFFLCIPILSSPDFNYSLQLFRVAPFQRNFLSYVFLLGFFYANYLYFIPAYYLSDKKIAYAIIILGMFSIISFLPGILIPGGPMAPMGDRPPQAGPPPGMLFSDNYIPQFLFIFMLSFLSRINQQLNNIQMQKLHAEVSYLKAQINPHFLFNTLNSLYALTLEKSDEAPGAVLKLSAIMRYLVTESSRDYVPFAKEIAYLKDYIAMQLLRAGDNLTFSLDIKGETHDKQIAPLLLLPFIENAFKYGLSPEEKSEISIFIHSTEQQLFLRVRNTIVDVALTEEEKSETGIENTQKRLDLIYPGKHKLDIAQTKKNYLVELQIDLQ from the coding sequence ATGTCAAAACAGCATCGTTTATTCCTCATTTACAGCATTGCCAGCATATTTTTCCTGTGCATCCCCATACTGTCATCACCCGATTTTAATTATAGCCTGCAGCTTTTCCGGGTAGCTCCCTTTCAAAGAAACTTCCTCTCTTATGTTTTCTTACTGGGTTTCTTCTATGCCAATTATCTGTATTTTATTCCCGCCTATTACCTCTCCGACAAAAAAATAGCCTACGCTATCATTATACTTGGAATGTTTTCAATCATTTCCTTCCTCCCAGGAATACTAATTCCCGGAGGACCGATGGCACCGATGGGTGATAGGCCACCACAAGCGGGACCACCTCCAGGTATGCTGTTTTCCGACAATTATATCCCGCAATTTCTTTTTATATTCATGCTTTCCTTTTTATCCCGGATCAATCAGCAGCTGAATAACATCCAGATGCAAAAATTACATGCGGAAGTATCCTATCTCAAAGCACAAATCAATCCTCATTTTCTTTTCAATACACTTAATAGCCTCTATGCGCTCACGCTTGAAAAATCGGATGAAGCACCGGGAGCGGTTTTAAAATTATCCGCTATCATGCGCTATTTAGTCACCGAGAGTTCCAGGGACTATGTTCCGTTCGCTAAAGAAATAGCCTATCTCAAAGATTATATCGCCATGCAGTTACTCAGGGCCGGAGACAACCTCACATTCTCGCTGGATATAAAAGGAGAAACTCACGACAAGCAAATTGCTCCTTTACTGTTGCTCCCTTTTATCGAAAATGCATTTAAATATGGCCTTAGCCCTGAAGAAAAATCAGAAATCAGTATCTTTATTCATAGCACAGAACAGCAGTTGTTCTTAAGAGTCCGCAATACCATCGTTGACGTTGCCCTTACCGAGGAGGAGAAAAGCGAAACCGGAATAGAAAACACCCAGAAAAGACTGGATCTTATTTATCCCGGCAAGCATAAGCTGGACATCGCACAAACCAAAAAAAATTATCTTGTTGAACTACAAATAGACCTGCAGTGA
- a CDS encoding intradiol ring-cleavage dioxygenase — MKRKDFLTAGIGFAGLLSTAPALLSSCSHDDETTTPATGNSSSGGSNSGTCTVTATETAGPFPTYIPSALVKSDITDGQTGIPLAITLIVQNITADCAAFAGAIVDIWHCNKDGEYSEYGGTGMQSTNYTAVHFLRGRQTTDVNGTVAFTSIFPAWYNGRATHIHVHIYNASGTSLLVTQIAFPEGNDSAVALVSSSAGYGNGLTGYTYNANDNVFSDGTGTEMATVSGNIAEGFSLMHTIKVNG, encoded by the coding sequence ATGAAAAGGAAAGATTTTTTAACCGCAGGAATTGGATTTGCAGGATTACTTAGTACTGCTCCGGCTTTATTAAGCAGTTGCAGCCATGATGACGAAACAACAACTCCGGCTACCGGAAATTCATCTTCTGGTGGGAGCAATTCCGGTACCTGTACAGTAACCGCTACAGAAACTGCGGGTCCATTTCCTACATACATTCCGTCTGCCCTTGTAAAATCCGACATCACCGACGGGCAAACCGGCATACCCCTTGCGATTACACTAATTGTGCAAAATATTACTGCCGATTGTGCCGCCTTCGCAGGTGCAATTGTTGATATCTGGCATTGCAATAAAGACGGGGAGTATTCAGAATATGGCGGAACAGGTATGCAATCCACCAATTATACTGCAGTACACTTTTTAAGGGGCAGGCAAACTACAGATGTAAACGGGACCGTCGCTTTCACCTCTATATTTCCAGCCTGGTACAATGGGCGGGCTACCCATATTCATGTCCACATCTATAATGCTTCGGGGACATCCCTTTTAGTCACACAAATTGCATTCCCGGAAGGTAATGATAGTGCTGTGGCTTTGGTCAGTTCATCGGCAGGCTATGGGAATGGATTAACAGGCTATACTTATAATGCCAATGATAATGTATTCTCTGATGGCACAGGTACGGAAATGGCTACAGTAAGTGGTAACATAGCCGAAGGATTCAGCTTGATGCACACTATTAAAGTGAATGGATAA
- a CDS encoding acyl-CoA dehydrogenase family protein, with protein sequence MRPDLFQAPDYYLLDELLSDEHKMVRDAAREWVKREVSPIIEDYAQKAEFPKQIINGLAEIGAFGPYIPEEYGGAGLDQISYGLIMQEIERGDSGVRSTASVQSSLVMYPIWKYGNEEQRMKYLPKLASGEFIGCFGLTEPDHGSNPSGMVTNFKDKGDHYLLNGAKMWISNAPFADIAVVWAKDESGRIHGLIVERGMEGFTTPETHNKWSLRASATGELIFDNVKVPKENLLPNKSGLGAPLGCLDSARYGIAWGAIGAAMDCYDTALRYAKERIQFDKPIAATQLQQKKLAEMITEITKAQLLTWRLGVLRNEGKATSAQISMAKRNNVDMAITIAREARQILGGMGITGEYSIMRHMMNLESVITYEGTHDIHLLITGMDITGLPAFK encoded by the coding sequence ATGAGACCAGATCTATTCCAAGCCCCAGATTATTACCTATTGGACGAATTATTGTCTGATGAACATAAAATGGTACGCGACGCAGCCCGTGAATGGGTAAAACGTGAAGTATCACCAATTATCGAAGATTACGCTCAAAAAGCAGAATTTCCAAAACAAATCATTAACGGTTTGGCAGAAATTGGTGCCTTTGGACCTTACATACCTGAAGAATATGGCGGTGCCGGATTAGACCAAATCTCTTATGGACTGATCATGCAGGAAATAGAAAGAGGAGATTCTGGAGTGCGTTCTACGGCTTCAGTACAATCTTCATTGGTCATGTATCCGATATGGAAATATGGAAATGAAGAACAACGTATGAAATACCTCCCAAAACTGGCCTCGGGTGAATTTATCGGCTGTTTTGGCCTTACAGAACCGGACCACGGATCCAATCCAAGTGGTATGGTGACGAATTTTAAAGATAAAGGCGATCATTATTTATTGAATGGCGCTAAGATGTGGATTTCAAATGCTCCATTTGCAGATATTGCCGTAGTATGGGCCAAAGATGAAAGTGGAAGAATACACGGATTAATCGTAGAAAGAGGTATGGAAGGTTTTACTACCCCGGAAACTCATAATAAATGGTCCCTTCGTGCTTCAGCTACCGGAGAGTTGATTTTTGATAATGTAAAAGTTCCTAAAGAAAACCTGTTACCAAACAAATCAGGATTAGGCGCGCCACTAGGCTGTCTGGATTCTGCCCGTTATGGTATTGCCTGGGGAGCAATTGGTGCAGCGATGGATTGTTATGATACGGCTTTGCGTTATGCTAAAGAAAGAATACAATTCGACAAACCGATTGCAGCAACGCAGTTACAACAGAAGAAACTGGCAGAAATGATTACAGAAATCACTAAAGCACAGTTATTGACCTGGAGACTGGGTGTCCTTAGAAATGAAGGCAAAGCAACTTCTGCACAAATCTCTATGGCCAAAAGAAACAATGTGGATATGGCGATTACTATCGCAAGGGAAGCAAGACAAATCCTTGGTGGAATGGGGATTACCGGAGAATATTCAATCATGCGTCACATGATGAATTTAGAATCTGTGATTACTTATGAAGGAACACATGATATCCACCTGCTGATTACCGGTATGGATATTACAGGACTTCCTGCATTTAAATAA
- a CDS encoding helix-turn-helix domain-containing protein yields the protein MKLHQRIKSIRETKKISQEAIAFNLELNQSQYSRRERGETKFTPEEILILSKLLNTPVSELFNETGNASVINDPENAIHYAGVLQKLFEQYEFRITELQGKLKKQKQLYEGRLKEKEEIIALLKK from the coding sequence ATGAAATTACACCAGCGAATTAAATCGATACGGGAAACCAAGAAGATTTCCCAGGAAGCAATTGCCTTTAATTTAGAGCTGAATCAATCACAATACAGCCGCAGAGAACGAGGCGAAACGAAATTTACCCCAGAAGAAATTCTCATATTGTCGAAACTACTCAACACGCCTGTTTCCGAATTATTTAATGAAACGGGAAATGCAAGCGTGATTAACGATCCTGAAAATGCAATTCATTATGCCGGCGTACTTCAAAAACTATTTGAACAATATGAATTCCGGATTACAGAACTTCAGGGAAAACTAAAAAAGCAAAAGCAACTTTATGAAGGGCGGCTCAAAGAAAAAGAGGAAATAATTGCACTCCTGAAAAAATAA